CCTCTCGGATCGGACCGATCGTGCCGTCGGCTTCGATCGGGCAGATGCCGATCGTCCCGCCGTGATAGCTGGAGACGATGAGACTGCGTTTCGTTGCGTCCAAGGTGATATGGCAAGTAGGCTCGATCGTCGGCTGTTTGTTCAGGAGCGACAAGTTTCCTTCCTCGGTGATCTGGAAGGCATAGGCTTCCGCTGTCTTCTTGCCTTGCTCGTCCATCACTGAACCAATGGAGTACAACTTCCGATTCTCCCGGTCAACGGCTAAGAACGTCGGATCTTGCAAACCACTGACTTCACTCTGGATCTTCAACTGCCCCGTCTCCGTGTCATATATGCAAGCATATATACCTGGCCCGGAAGGATCGGCATAGGAACCGATATAAGCAAACAGCTGCTTCGTGTCGGCTGCACTCATCTCAATGATCACTCCTTATCGAAGATTAGGACCTTGTACCAATTCCCCTATACCGTATCATGACGCATCAGGATAAGCAACCTGATGATCGAATCTAGGGCAGCTGCAAGCGGCTGATTCACCGCCTTAAGCTGCTTATCATACCGTATCTACAACAGCCGGTTCTGCATGCGGTATTCCTTCGGTGCCAACCCGAACTTTCGCTTAAATGTACGATAAAAATACGTATAGCTGGAGAAGCCCGACATCTCGGCTATGAGCTCAAGAGGCATGCTCGTGTAGATGATCCGCTCGCGGGCGAGTTCCAGCCGCACGTCGAGAGCATGCTGCATGATGCTCTTCCCGAACATCTCCTTATAGAGATGAACGGCGCGGGATACGCTGATGTTGAAGTAATCCGCGATGTCTTGCAGCTGGAAGTTGTTCGCGGCATTTTCTTCGACGTAGTTTTTGATCCGGTAGGCGAGGAAGGCGTTCCCTTTCTGCGGGCGGTGTTCGGTGATGATGCGGTCGATGGTCATCAGGATGACCCGCATCAAGTAATCCGTCATCTTCTTAGATTCTGCGGAATCGCGCCGATGCTCAACGACGGTTAAGCGGCAGAGCTGCAGGAATCCTTCCTCCAGGGGCACCTTCAGCTTGAAGGGGCGCGTTCGCTGCTGCCACCAATCCGCTGCCCAATCACCGTCGAAGAAGATAAAATAATCCCCGCTCTCGATCTTGCGTTCGCCCCGATGATCTTCCTCATCGATCTTTAACTCATAGAAGGCATCCGGGGGCACGATCAGCACATCCCCGGCTTCGACGAGCTTGAATTCACCGTCGATCCATGTGCGGCTCAGTCCCTCGGTCTGGATGCGGAGGAGGAAGCTTGACCGGGGTTCATTTTTGCCGTAATAGGGCTTCTGATGATAGGCATATCCAGCGGCATATACCTGGACTCCGAGATGTTCCTGATGCGGCTTGTTCATCGGCGTTCCCCCTTGCACTTGCTGCTCCCATGATTCTTGCTGCCATTATTATAGGAATTGGCGATCAGGCTTGTAAACTGCAAAACCGCAAGCCGCATAAGTTAGAGAGGCTTCAAGAATGGGTGTTTGAGATCATTCGTAAAAAAATGGTTGACACCTGTATGGAAATCGTGGTAATTTACCGATATCATGATAAGTTTGCGAAAGGAGGGGTCATCATCATGATAAAGTTTAACGTTATTCTTCTGGGTGGGATGAAATTGAATAAGATTCATGATGCGGCCTCCGCAGCGAACTTAGCGGTTGAAGGGTTGGTATGCCCATAAACGACGTTTCGTTCCGAATGAGTTTCGAATGCGCGGGCTGCTAGATCCGCAGCGTGCGCTTTTTTGTATGCGAAGATTCTGAGCACATCGCTGGGGCGGTGTGTTTTTTTGTCTTTATCTTGGGGTCTATCACTCAGGAATCATGATCGAGATTTCACCAGTCGGAGCTCGTGATGGTTCCTTCTGTTCAGCGGATACAGGGGGTAGAGGTTTATGTTTGGGATCGTACACAAATTGGGTTGGTTCTTCCGCCAGGAGTGGAAGCGATATACCATAGCAGTGATCTGTCTGTTGCTTACCGGGGTCTGTGAGATCATCCCGCCGATGCTGATCGGTCGATCGATCGATGAGATTGCGATGGGCACGATTACTTGGCAAAGTCTCACGGAGACCCTGCTGCTAATCGCAGCGATTGCCATCTTCGCATATATCGTGAACTACGTCGGAATCGTCCGCTTGTTCGCCGGCTCCCATCTGGTAGAGAGAATGCTGCGTTCCAGATTCTTGCGCCAGTTGCTGCGGATGACGCCGTCCTTCTATGAGCGGAACCGTACCGGCGATCTCATGGCGCGGGCGACCAACGACCTCCATGCGGTTTCGATGACCGCCGGCTTCGGTGTGCTGACGTTCATCGATTCGACGCTGTGGATGGGAACGGTCCTCATCACGATGTGCACTTTCATCTCATGGAAGCTGACGCTGGCCTCGATCCTGCCGCTGCCGGTGCTGGCGATCCTCGTGAATATCTACGGCAATTGGATCCACCGTCGGTTCACTGCGGCGCAGGATGCCTTCGGCCGGATGAATGATGATGTGCTGGAGACCGTTTCCGGCATTCGCGTGATCCGTGCCTTCGTGCAGGAGAAATCGGCGATGCAGCGCTTTGCGAAGATCACGCAGGATGTCCTGGACAAGAATCTTTCCGTCGTGCGCATCGAGGCGCTTTTCGATCCGACGGTGAAGATCCTCGTCGGGGCGAGTTACTTGATCGGGCTGTGTTACGGAGCCTATCTCGTCTACCACAGCGAAATGACGATCGGAACTCTTGTGACGTTCAACGTCTACCTCGGCTTCTTGATCTGGCCGATGTTCGCCATCGGCGAGATGATCAACATCATGCAGCGCGGCAACGCCAGCATGGATCGGGTAAACGAGACGCTGGCGGCCAAGGAAGACGTTCAAGATGCTGTAGACCCGGTGGAGGTGGAGGTGCCGGAGCGCATCGAGTTCCGTTCGGTGACCTTCCGCTATCCGTCATCCAAGGCGGATAATCTCGTCGATATCTCCTTTACGATCGAACGGGGGCAGACCATCGGCATCGTCGGCCGCACAGGCAGCGGCAAATCGACACTGCTCAAGCAGCTGCTCAGGGAGTATCCGCTCGGCGAAGGATCGATCACGATCTCGGGCGTGCCGATCGAGCAGATTCCGTTCGATCAGCTGAAGAGATGGTTCGGGTATGTGCCGCAGCAGCAATTCCTCTTCTCGAAGCCGCTGCGCGATAACATCCTGTTCGCCAATCGCGGAGCAAGTGAGGAGCAGCTGGAGCAGGCCCTGGAACTGTCCGCCCTTAAGAAGGACATGAAATTTCTGCCGCAAGGTTTGGATACGCTGGTCGGGGAGAAGGGGGTCGCGCTCTCCGGCGGTCAGAAGCAGCGCGCGTCGATCGCACGGGCTCTGGTTGCTGAACCGGAGATCCTCATCCTTGATGACGCCCTTTCGGCCGTCGATGCCCGTACGGAGGCGGAGATCATCGCGAATATTCGCCGCGTCCGCCGGGGCAAGACGACTCTGATCGCGACGCACCGCATGTCGGCGGTGGCCCATGCGGATCTGATCCTCGTACTCGATGAGGGACGCATCGTCGAACGGGGAACCCATGATGAACTGATGGCCCTTGGCGGCTGGTATAAGATACAGTATGAACGCCAGCAGCTGGAAGGGACGATGATCGAAGCGGATCAGGATGTAATCGAAGTTGGTCACAAGAGAATTCCGGTTGGTCAGGATATGATTCAAACTGGTCCGAACAGGTCCGATTCCGGTTCATCGATGAACGAAGCTGGCAAGAACAGCATGCAAGTTAGCCCGGATCGTCCCCAATCTGACCGGAATATAACCCGGTCTGATCATGAAAGCAGGTGATAGGATATGAGCATAGATATAGATATATTCGATCTGGATCTCAACCGAAAAACGCGCAAAGAGCTGCGCACCGGCAGACGACTCATCCAATATGCGATGCGCTATAAGATCCATCTAATCAGTGCGCTCATCATGCTGCTGATCGCCGTGGGGACGGACATCGCCGGTCCTCTGGTGGCGAAGCGGATCATCGATGAGCATATCGCCGGCATCGAACGGCCTTGGTATGAGACGGCGAGCAGGGACAGCTATGCCGTCTCCTTCGAAGGCAAACATTATAAGCGAGCAGACCGCTTTGCAGAAGGGGAAGAGCGGGGGAGCGAGGCAAGGATCCTGCAGATCGGCCAGCGCTTCTACTGGATCCCGCAGAGCATCGAAGCCGATGGACAACGCAGTGTAACGGAGACAGGGCAGATCCGCATCACCGCTGAGGATGGAAGTGTGCATGAATATGCGGGTAAACCCTTGCAGGTCAATGAGGTGCTGCCGTTCTTCATGAGCGAGCTTAGCGGCGTGCTGCAGCTCAGTGCTTTTTACTTCGGATTGATCTTGATCTCGGCGCTGTTCAGCTACGGGCAGCGGTTCTATCTTCAGTACTCGGCGAACCGCATCATCCGCGATATGCGCACGCAGGTGTTCGCCCATATTCACCGTCTGCCGGTTCGCTTCTTCGATAACCTGCCGGCGGGGAAGGTCGTCTCGAGGGTAACCAACGACACCGAGGCGATCCGCGAGCTGTATGTCACTGTGCTGGCGAATTTCTTCTCCGGTGCCGTGTATATGATTGGAATCCTCGGCATGCTGTTCCTCCTGGATGTGCGGCTGGCGCTGATCTGTTTGTTCATCATTCCGGTGCTGGCAGTGTGGATCTATTTCTACCGTAAACTGGCTAAGCGTTATAACCGGATCATCCGCAGTGAAGTGAGCGAGATGAACGGCAGGATCAACGAGGCGATCCAAGGGATGCCGCTGATCCAAGCGTTCCGCAAGGAACAGGAGATCTTCGAGGAGTTCGAGGAACACAACATGCGGCACTTTACGTACCGCAATAAGATGCTGAATCTTAATTCCTTAACGGGATGGAATCTGATCGGCGTGGTGCGTAATATCGCTTTCGTAGCGATGATCTGGTATTTCGGCGGGGTTACGCTGACGGGGGCTGCCGGCTTTGTTACCGTCGGGGTGCTCTATGCTTTCGTCGATTATCTGAATCGATTGTTCCAACCCGTGGTGAACATCATCAATCAGCTGCCGAACTTAGAGACGGCCCTCGTCTCGGCGGAGCGGGTGTTTGTCTTGATGGATCAAGAGGGCGAGGACGTATCCGAGCAGCGCATCGAGCGCTATCGGGGCGACGTGGTCTTCCGCGATGTTTGGTTCGCTTATCAAGATGATGAATATGTGCTCAAGGGCATCAACTTTGAGGCGAAACAAGGGCAGACGGTGGCGCTTGTCGGTCATACCGGCTCCGGCAAGAGCTCGGTGCTCAACCTCCTCTTCCGTTTCTACGATCCGCAGAAGGGCAGCATCACCATCGACGGCATCGATATTCGCAAACTGCCAAGACAGGCGATGCGCGAGCATATGGGCATCGTGCTGCAGGATCCCTTCCTGTTCACCGGCACGATCTTATCGAACGTGTCCCTCGATGATCCGTCGATCACGCGGGAGCAGGTGGAGAAGGCCCTTAAGGATGTCGGTGCGGAACGGATGCTGAGGCGCCTGCCGCGTGGACTGGACGAACCGGTGCACGAGAACGGCGGGACGCTGTCCTCCGGGGAGCGGCAGCTCATCTCCTTCGCCCGCGCTCTGGTGTTCAATCCAGCGATCCTCATCCTCGATGAGGCGACATCGAACATCGATACCGAGACGGAGGCGATCATCCAGGAGGCGTTGGAGGTCGTGAAGAAAGGACGTACGACCTTCATCATCGCGCACCGTTTATCGACGATCAAGAACGCCGATCTCATCCTCGTCATGGACCGCGGCGAAATCGTCGAGCGCGGCGATCACGACACCCTGATGAAGCTGCGCGGCCGCTATTATCAGATGTATCAGATGCAGCTGGGCGAAAGCCGCGCTGCGGCGTCGGCCACAACTGCGGGATAAGCGGATTTGAGGAGTATTGCATATGCGAATTAATGCGCATTTGGATAAGCGGATGTGCGAATAAGTGCATATGCGAATATAAGTGACATGCAATAAGCAGATCATCGAAATACCTGCTGAATATGCAGCGGAACTGCAAGCTTGCTGTACGCATCTGCACGGTATCATCATGATGGTGATGGGGTGCAGCCATGCGTGCGGCAGGCTTTTTTGTATAAGGCAGGGGGAGATGATGCGGGATCGGGTGGAGTTTCAGCAGGATGCGGTATGGTAAGGGTGAGTGGTGTATGGTAGGGAAGGGCGGTGGATCGTATCGCGATGGTGTCGGATCGTGTCCCGATAGCGGAAGGTAATGGCAGTGGATGGTGATGCAGTGGATCGCGTCCTTATAGCGGAAGGTGATGGCGGTGGATAGTGATGCAGTGGATCGAGTCCTTATAGCGGAAGGTGATGGCGGTGGATAGTGATGCAGTCGGATCACGACCGGAAGGCGATGGATGTCGGCGGATGATGATGGCAGATGATGGACAATGCCGTGTCGGATGTAGGCAGGATGGCGGCAGATGACCATATGATGGAGATGCGGTGGATGACGATGGTGACGGAGCGGATGGGGAAGTTTGTGGCGGGTGGAGCCCGGGCGTTTTATACGAAAATTAGGACAGAAACCTCAGAGGAATGGGCTAAGATCCGGTTTTTGATCCAAAACAGCCAAATAAGGTCCTCTTGTTCCGTTAGCACACGCATGCGCACAACATGCAAACACAACTGCAAGCGCTGCAGCACACGCACAGCTGTTGCATCCCCGCAACCCTCGCTAACGGAACTACAGTACGCTATTTCGTCGAAAAGCGGTGTTATATAAATCTAACGGAACTACAGTGCGCTATTCGCATCGCATCCATGGGAACCAGATCCAAAACGATGAAATAACGCACCCAGGTTCCGTTAGCTCGAAAAAACCTCCCCAAACAGCCAAATAAGGTTCTCCTGTTCCGTTAGCACCGGCATGCGCATAACATGCAAACGCAGCTGCAATCGTCGCAGCACACGCGCAGCTGTTGCACCCCCGCAACCCTCGCTAACGGAACTACAGTACGCTATTTCGTCAAAAAGCGGTGTTATATAAATCTAACGGAACTACAGTACGCTATTCGCATCGAATCCATGGGATCCAGATCCAAAACGATGAAATAACGCACCCAGGTTCCGTTAGCTCGAAAAAACCTCCCCAAACAGCCAAATAAGGTTCTCCTGTTCCGTTAGCACCAGCGTGCGCACAACATGCAAACACAATGCGATTTTATCCTAAAAATCGCACAAAATCCATTGGAGCAGTAGACGCGGTAGGCAATGCAATCTAAGCGCTCCCGTACAGGAAATACATCAAAAACAGCAAGCACACACAGATCATACAATACACACCACCCAGTGCTTACTGCGCACACCTCGCAGCACCTACCACACAGCACATACGCACACACTTCACAGCACACGTTACACAGCACATACAGCACACACTTCACAGCATGCGCAGCACACAGCGCATACAGCACACACGTCGCAGCACGAATCACACAGCATACAGCGTACACACATACCAAAGAAAAAACGCCGAACGGCCATGCCGTCCGGCGTTTTTGTATCGCGTCAATTATCTATTATGCAGTGATGTCAATTATCTATTATGCAGTGATATTAAAACTTCACCAGACCATCGATATCAACCGGCATGCCGGTGCGGATGGAGATGTTGCCGGCGATTCCGGTGAGGATGGACATTGCGCCATCGATGTGGCTGGCTGCACGGTTCAGCGGGTCGTCCTGCGGTACGCCGAACAGGTCGTTCAGCATGATCGGGTCACCGCCGCCGTGGCCGCCTTCGGCCTCTTCGATCGGTACGTTGTACGGCTCACCGAACATCGGGAAGACGTTGATCGTCTTGCCGACTACAGCACCTTCCAGCGCTTTGTCGCCGCCGGAGTTGATGTAGGATTGCTCGACAACCTTCGCTTCGATACGGCCTTTGCTGCCGTTGATCGCGATGTTGAAGCCCTCCCAAGGCAGGTAAGCGTTTAAGGAATAGGTCATGATCGCCTTGTTCTTGTACTGTACCAGCACGCCCATCGTATCTTCGATGCTGATGCCGTCGCCGAATACGCTTTGGTCACGCTGGTAACCGTCTTCGGACTCTGCGTCCAGATACATGGCCTTCAGGTGAGGGTTCTCTGCCAGCTGGATCGCGAACGGATCGTTCTTCGCAATCTCGCTGCCATGCGCGCGTTGATAGAACTTCGTCACGCCTCTGCGCTCCGCATTTTCGCGTCCGTAGAAGCGAAGATCGCCCAGGGCGAATACGCGCTTCGGCTGTGTATCCAGCCAGAAGTTAACGAGGTCGAAGTGGTGCGTCGACTTGTGTACCAGAAGACCGCCGCTGTTCCGCTTATCGCGGTGCCATCTGCGGAAGTAGTCCGCACCATGCTGCGTGTTCAGCAGCCATTCGAAATGAACGGAGTATACTTCGCCGATCACACCGTCGCGAATCAGTTCGCGAATCTTGGTATTATGCGGTGCATAGCGGTAGTTGAAGGTTACACGCAGATTGCGGCCTGTCCGCTTCACGGCATCGAGGATTTCCTGGCATCTTTCTTCGTCGATGGTCATCGGTTTCTCCGAGATGACGTCGCATCCGAGCTCCATCGCACGGATAATATAGGTATGGTGTGTGCGGTCCATCGTCGTCACGATGATATAATCCGGTCTGGTCTCACGAATCATATCATCGAAACGATCGGCTGTATAGGCAGGTACCGGCGGATGATTGTATTTCTCTTGCAGCAGTTTGTTGGAGTAGTCCATGCGAATCGAGTTGATGTCGCAGAAAGCGACGAGTTCAGAGGTCTCACGGAAATCTCTGACAAGGGCTCCCCAGAAAAACTCCGCCCGGCCGCCTGTACCGATCAGTGCATATCTTTTGCGTTGTGCCATGGGATCCATAACCTCCTTCATTCTTTGTCTCCATCATAGTCAATTTAGGTTAAAATATCTTTGTATAAATTGCTTATATCGTGATAAACTTTGCGTATATTGCTATAATCTAAGTGTGAACCTCTGTGCGGGCACGATAGGAGGGGAAGAACGATGGCCCATAAGAAGATCATCCACATCGAACGGTCGCGCCATGATCAGCGGATGGATATGATGTACAGTCACTTTCATGACCGGTATGAAATCTATTACCTGCTGTCTGGAGAGCGGTTTTATTTTATAGATAATCAGATGTATCTGGTGCAAGCCGGCGATCTTGTCTTCATCGACCAATATGCGCTGCATCAGACGAGGGATACGGGAATCTCGCATCATGAACGGATCTTGATCGAATTTGCTCCAGAGTTCTTGAAGCCGCTGCAGATAGAAACATCGGATCTCTTGTCCGAACTTTTCATCAGAGGCGGGCAGATCATTCGGCTGGCAGCGAAAGAGCGCAAGGAGATCGAATCCATCCTCTTCGAGCTGGTGCGGGAAAGTGCTAAGCAGCAAGCCTTCGGTGAACTGAACATCAAAATGCTGCTCGTCCATCTGCTCATCCGAGCGGCGCGCAGCAATCCCAAGTCGCTGGAACAAAGGGATGTCTTCCATCCGACGCTGCGCGAGATCATCGGCTGGATCAGCATGAATTTCCGCGATCCGTCCTTAAGTTTGGAACAGATCTCGGAGAAGTTCTCGATCAGCAAGTATTATTTGTGCCGTTTGTTTAAGCAGAATACCGGCTATACCTTCACGAGTTATGTCAATCTGCTGCGCATCCGGGAAGCCCAGCGCTTGCTGCGTGAGACCGATGATAAAATCATGACGATCTGCGAGCGTTCCGGATTCGAGAACGTCCATCATTTCTGCCGCGTCTTCAAACAGATCTCTCATGTCTCGCCAATGCAATACCGCAAGGAATATCAGGAAACCCTTAAGGAACACCCAGAACATTCTTCT
The Insulibacter thermoxylanivorax DNA segment above includes these coding regions:
- a CDS encoding AraC family transcriptional regulator — encoded protein: MNKPHQEHLGVQVYAAGYAYHQKPYYGKNEPRSSFLLRIQTEGLSRTWIDGEFKLVEAGDVLIVPPDAFYELKIDEEDHRGERKIESGDYFIFFDGDWAADWWQQRTRPFKLKVPLEEGFLQLCRLTVVEHRRDSAESKKMTDYLMRVILMTIDRIITEHRPQKGNAFLAYRIKNYVEENAANNFQLQDIADYFNISVSRAVHLYKEMFGKSIMQHALDVRLELARERIIYTSMPLELIAEMSGFSSYTYFYRTFKRKFGLAPKEYRMQNRLL
- a CDS encoding ABC transporter ATP-binding protein, with translation MFGIVHKLGWFFRQEWKRYTIAVICLLLTGVCEIIPPMLIGRSIDEIAMGTITWQSLTETLLLIAAIAIFAYIVNYVGIVRLFAGSHLVERMLRSRFLRQLLRMTPSFYERNRTGDLMARATNDLHAVSMTAGFGVLTFIDSTLWMGTVLITMCTFISWKLTLASILPLPVLAILVNIYGNWIHRRFTAAQDAFGRMNDDVLETVSGIRVIRAFVQEKSAMQRFAKITQDVLDKNLSVVRIEALFDPTVKILVGASYLIGLCYGAYLVYHSEMTIGTLVTFNVYLGFLIWPMFAIGEMINIMQRGNASMDRVNETLAAKEDVQDAVDPVEVEVPERIEFRSVTFRYPSSKADNLVDISFTIERGQTIGIVGRTGSGKSTLLKQLLREYPLGEGSITISGVPIEQIPFDQLKRWFGYVPQQQFLFSKPLRDNILFANRGASEEQLEQALELSALKKDMKFLPQGLDTLVGEKGVALSGGQKQRASIARALVAEPEILILDDALSAVDARTEAEIIANIRRVRRGKTTLIATHRMSAVAHADLILVLDEGRIVERGTHDELMALGGWYKIQYERQQLEGTMIEADQDVIEVGHKRIPVGQDMIQTGPNRSDSGSSMNEAGKNSMQVSPDRPQSDRNITRSDHESR
- a CDS encoding ABC transporter ATP-binding protein, whose protein sequence is MSIDIDIFDLDLNRKTRKELRTGRRLIQYAMRYKIHLISALIMLLIAVGTDIAGPLVAKRIIDEHIAGIERPWYETASRDSYAVSFEGKHYKRADRFAEGEERGSEARILQIGQRFYWIPQSIEADGQRSVTETGQIRITAEDGSVHEYAGKPLQVNEVLPFFMSELSGVLQLSAFYFGLILISALFSYGQRFYLQYSANRIIRDMRTQVFAHIHRLPVRFFDNLPAGKVVSRVTNDTEAIRELYVTVLANFFSGAVYMIGILGMLFLLDVRLALICLFIIPVLAVWIYFYRKLAKRYNRIIRSEVSEMNGRINEAIQGMPLIQAFRKEQEIFEEFEEHNMRHFTYRNKMLNLNSLTGWNLIGVVRNIAFVAMIWYFGGVTLTGAAGFVTVGVLYAFVDYLNRLFQPVVNIINQLPNLETALVSAERVFVLMDQEGEDVSEQRIERYRGDVVFRDVWFAYQDDEYVLKGINFEAKQGQTVALVGHTGSGKSSVLNLLFRFYDPQKGSITIDGIDIRKLPRQAMREHMGIVLQDPFLFTGTILSNVSLDDPSITREQVEKALKDVGAERMLRRLPRGLDEPVHENGGTLSSGERQLISFARALVFNPAILILDEATSNIDTETEAIIQEALEVVKKGRTTFIIAHRLSTIKNADLILVMDRGEIVERGDHDTLMKLRGRYYQMYQMQLGESRAAASATTAG
- a CDS encoding Gfo/Idh/MocA family oxidoreductase, with the translated sequence MAQRKRYALIGTGGRAEFFWGALVRDFRETSELVAFCDINSIRMDYSNKLLQEKYNHPPVPAYTADRFDDMIRETRPDYIIVTTMDRTHHTYIIRAMELGCDVISEKPMTIDEERCQEILDAVKRTGRNLRVTFNYRYAPHNTKIRELIRDGVIGEVYSVHFEWLLNTQHGADYFRRWHRDKRNSGGLLVHKSTHHFDLVNFWLDTQPKRVFALGDLRFYGRENAERRGVTKFYQRAHGSEIAKNDPFAIQLAENPHLKAMYLDAESEDGYQRDQSVFGDGISIEDTMGVLVQYKNKAIMTYSLNAYLPWEGFNIAINGSKGRIEAKVVEQSYINSGGDKALEGAVVGKTINVFPMFGEPYNVPIEEAEGGHGGGDPIMLNDLFGVPQDDPLNRAASHIDGAMSILTGIAGNISIRTGMPVDIDGLVKF
- a CDS encoding AraC family transcriptional regulator; protein product: MAHKKIIHIERSRHDQRMDMMYSHFHDRYEIYYLLSGERFYFIDNQMYLVQAGDLVFIDQYALHQTRDTGISHHERILIEFAPEFLKPLQIETSDLLSELFIRGGQIIRLAAKERKEIESILFELVRESAKQQAFGELNIKMLLVHLLIRAARSNPKSLEQRDVFHPTLREIIGWISMNFRDPSLSLEQISEKFSISKYYLCRLFKQNTGYTFTSYVNLLRIREAQRLLRETDDKIMTICERSGFENVHHFCRVFKQISHVSPMQYRKEYQETLKEHPEHSSILK